The region GAATCACATACAGAGAAGTCAAGAAAGTTGGATTGGGAGGATCTGCTCATTTAGAAACAATGGAATGGGAGGAAACGTATTGATTTCAGAAACACAACAAAGGCTTATGGAAATCTTTACTGTAAGTGGGaagtaaaacaaagcaaacaaataacCAGTCAGCTCAGCATCTAAACATTTTCAAAGTTTCTACCCAAGAATAACACTGATTTGAAAAGGATGGACCAAACAATGAACAGcattaggtcccaatcctatttccAGCCACTGCGCTGCAGTACATCATTGCTGAAATAGCCGCCGCTGCGGAGATGGGTAACCAgccagaggtctcttcagggtaagggaactcaGTGGGTCTGCTCAGAGCTGTGGCCACTATTTATCTAATACCaaattgaggagacccatatcgggctctggaactctggaaggggggataagattcagcagcagcctctgccgtcacccccaccccctcctgggtctgaactGTCACCAGTCTGCCCAGTTCTGTCTGCTTCTCACTTtcctctgccctcctctgccccaaaacgcctTCCTACCACCCGCTcctgttctgctggtgcagaggcccacTGCCAACTGGAACTGTCCTCTCTGCCACTGTCTGTCGCCTCCTGGCTGCTGCACCattccttacagcacatttgcattgCCAGGGGGCACGTGGGCCTCAGTGCTGTCCCAGTGCAGGACCAGGCTATTAATTCAGTTGCTGTGTATTTCATTGACAGCTCAGAGCTGTCAGTCACATTATCCCTGCCTTGGCCCTGTCCTCTTTCCTTAAACGTTTGGACACCACTGTCTATAGATAGATGAAAAGGTTCCAGGCAGTTAAAGACAGAGTACAATGGGGAAATGAGGCCACTATCCATCAAAGGGGGTTTCAGATTACTTTTCTTTGTATTGGTATTGGGTGGTTTGGTGGGAACTCATCttatttaggatgcaatcctaaccagcttttcagAGCTGAGGTAAacacaatgaagctccaaggtgagggaacaaatattcccataccttgaggaggcctccgtgagtgccaccaaactgcaaaatgcagcacatgtccccttggcacagctatgccagtgctggaaaattggttaggatttgggccttagggtgATGGAGTTCCAACATGGTGTGATTCCGCTAAGAGGACAGTCATTTTGCAATGACTGAATACACCAACTTGGGAGCTGTTTCCATGTTCTGCATTCCCAACAGTGCAGAAATCATTTGTACATCATTTGAGATTGAGAGTAACTCTCAATCAtttgagagtaactggcccatctcaccccagcagtgtctgttctagtggctgtctgctggtgttttgcatctttttagattgtgagcccttttgggacagggagccatttagttatttgatttttctctgtaaaccgctttgtgaacttttagttgaaaagcagtacttaaatactgttgttaataataataataataataataataataataataataataataataataatagtacaggcaAATTTAAGGAAGAAACccaggggggaaaggggggaaaggatgGTGGGTGTTTATTATGTTTGCTAGTTGAAACAAATGTCCATGGTCTGGATCATGTTTTGCCTGCCTAAAACCGCATTCCAGATTATAGCCCATTTACCCATTTGTTGTAGTCCATGTGCAGCCCACAGAGAACTGAATAAAtgtcatagggtgcaatccaaacctgcactggagcaggcaagccagcaggcttgcgctgcatccaaggcaggtttgcagcgagcagcggcccAGCCGGggcaaagggaagctcttccccttacccctgggtaagggatgcGTGCCCCTATAGGTCttctcggacctgcgccacctccacaggtagcgcaagtccgaggagagcggagcagctagAAGCCATTTCGTtcgccctggggacgggggtgggATCCTGCATAACCACAAGAGTCCCTGGTTCCCCATGCGCCTGCCCCTGagactgccctcccccgcccagaaacactccctcccacctcctcctccccacgcTTAACTTTTAGGCTTGTgtgcaccgacacaagcagtgGTGAGGGAGCCACAGCAGAGGCATCTTCCAGCTTCTGCGCATTGGTACATCTGCATGTGCCAACACAGCTCCCTCCCACAGAGGTACAAACaagctttatggcacgtttgcgaccgtCCAGGGCATCCTATGCCgacataactgccggttaggattgcacccataatcacTGCCAATGGTAGGGTATGTATGAATGTCATCGTACATGGAAACTGGCATTTTTACATTTCTACCTATACATCTACTTAGAAACATCAATTCAAATCCTATCTGAGAACAGTTTTCTGGTTATGATTTTTCTCAGAGATGATTTTACATCTTGATTCCTCAGAGTATAGATTAAGGGGTTTAAAACTGGGGTGATGATAACGTATGCAAGGGTAATGATCATCTCTCTTTCAGAAGTGTTACCTGCAGAGGGAAGCATGTAATTTAAGATTGGAGGAACTAGGTAGAGGGTCACAACGGTCAGGTGCGAAACACAGGTGGAAAAAGCTTTCCAACGGCTCTGCCATGTCTGGAAtttgaagaagaggaaggagatgaTATAGAAGTAAGAGAGGAGGGTGACAAAGAAGGAAGCAACACAAATAAAACCAGTCACCACATTAAGGAGGGTGAGGTTGAGGGCAGTGCTACTGCAGGCTAGTTCGAGCAGGGGTTTGATGTCACAAAGAAAGTGCTGGACAACGTTGGGGCCACAGAACCACAGTCGAGAAGTCATTATTGTGTGCATTAAGGCATAAAAAAAACTAGCAGTCCAGGTGGCCACAGCTAGCATAAGGCAAACCTCTTTGTTCATGATAACAGAGTATCGCAGGGGGTTGCAGATAGCTACATAGCGGTCATATGCCATGATGCCCAGAAGTATAGCTTCACTGCAGCCCAAGAAGTGGAAAAAGTGCAGCTGAATCAGGCACTCAATGTAGGAAGTGGTCTGGTGTGCCATTAGGAAGCCACTCAAAATTTTGGGTACTGTAGCTGTAGAGATGCATATATCCTGACAAGAGAGATTACCtaagaagaaatacatgggggtatgGAGCTGTGGAGAGGCTAAGACGATAGTCAAAATGGCCCCATTCCCCAGCAAACAGGCCATGTAGAGAAGCAGGAAAAGAACGAAGAGAACGTGTTGCTTAGATTGGTCACTGGTCAAACCCTGGAGAATGAATTCCTGCACCTCCGTCATGTTCTCCAtcactgtgcaaaaaaaaaaaaaagaatgcttcATTAGTGTGTCCATAATGGAATGGAATGGGTTAAAAGAAATTTACTTGAACGTATTGGCTAGATTTGAATCCCACCCTTCCTTTAGAAAGCCCATGGCAGCAGACAAGTTTCTCTCTCCTTGATTAGATCCTCACAAACAACCCAGCTGTTGAGGTAGTTTAGGTTCAGAGTGGGTAAATGAACGGAGGTCTCTCGGGGCACTTCCAATGCTGCTTCTTCTGGTGTCCCCCACTTGTTGCTCTTTTACTATGGGTTTCAGTATAATTGTATCACGTTTTCCACAGCAGGGTGTTTTTGTGTGAATTTATAATGATACGTTCCATCTACCGAAGTGGGCTGTCCATAGCTTAAGTTGGTGTGATTGACCCTCCTCTTTTTCTGTTTCCCAGTGCACAGCTCATCTCAGCTGAGTAGTGGAGCTGGCTGGCAACTGTGGCGGGATGACACCACGATGCCATTATGTCACCcccacatcatcacatcacccccctctttcagaatggctccaatttggagccaaacagatgcAGGTTTGGGCAGGAGGGTCCACTTGTGCTCCTCTCACCAGTTATAGCACTTGAGCAGTGAGCTCTGCACACCCTCCCCTCTCCTATATAGAGCACAGCAAACCAGCCGAACGGTGCGAGGAGGTGGGCCATTGCCCTGCCTCACCATTGGTATGCCACTGCCACATCTATCAAAAAAGATGGTATATTTGTGCCAGCAGGCCAGACATGCAGTTGTTGCAAAGAATCGTGGCTCCACACAGTATAGAAGTGAAGTAAAAGAGAGAATATTTGCCTGTATAGATCATACCTGGATAACTGTGATAACGGTATTCTTCTTTCGGTTGACAGGTTAAGCAGATATGTAAAATAAAATTCACATTTCTCCAGCATAGATGTATTTGTAACTTTCCACTGCGTGTGCCAAAGAAGTGAGAGCAGCagtttttttcctgttctgtCTGAAAACATACATTGATTACATCAGCCCAGTATTTCAGTGTTtatgctcatggggggggggattcctgaGAGGGGGTTTTGTGCCACGGGATATAAGCTTAGCATCCAAAGAGATTTCCTTTGATTCTGAAAAAGCATGATTGATTAGATCTATGGGGAGATGGTAATTATCAAATAGTTAATAAAGAATATGATCTTCTGTTATACTTATCATCTTTgtttctgtgcctttaaaaacATGTGAAAATTTAGCAGGTGAACTTTTTCCTAGAGTGAGGGGAAATGGTGGGAATAGCTTCACATGCTTAAGTTCGctgggg is a window of Tiliqua scincoides isolate rTilSci1 chromosome 5, rTilSci1.hap2, whole genome shotgun sequence DNA encoding:
- the LOC136654292 gene encoding olfactory receptor 12D1-like; the protein is MENMTEVQEFILQGLTSDQSKQHVLFVLFLLLYMACLLGNGAILTIVLASPQLHTPMYFFLGNLSCQDICISTATVPKILSGFLMAHQTTSYIECLIQLHFFHFLGCSEAILLGIMAYDRYVAICNPLRYSVIMNKEVCLMLAVATWTASFFYALMHTIMTSRLWFCGPNVVQHFLCDIKPLLELACSSTALNLTLLNVVTGFICVASFFVTLLSYFYIISFLFFKFQTWQSRWKAFSTCVSHLTVVTLYLVPPILNYMLPSAGNTSEREMIITLAYVIITPVLNPLIYTLRNQDVKSSLRKIITRKLFSDRI